The DNA segment AAAGGATACGTTGTTAATGTTAATTACTTGAAGAGCCCGAGGCTGGATTTTTCAAGAAATGCCGAGTCAACAACCAAATTGTTAATTGTATTACGGAATCTACTATTATTCTCCTAGCTTTCGTCTGAAGTATATAATGTTAAATTTTAACACAACTATTTTGTACCTGCAGGTGTAAAATTCAAATTGGAAAAGGAGATTGTGGACCTATGTGATGATGACGACGACGAAGATGATGATGCTAGGGGTCCATCACAAGGATTGCATGGAGAGAAAGCTAATTCTCAAATAATTGCAGAAAATGAACATCTAAAAAGGGTTGAAATGATCAAAAGAAAACGTGCTTCTGATATTCAGCCTTCTAATTCCACATGTACATCCTCTGCCTATTTTTTTGAAATAGATAATCTCCCTGTAAAGAGAAGTAAGTTCTCCAACCAATATTATatgtcaaattttatattagttcTTAGTTTAAAATTATCAGCGTGTTGGAATTGTATATCTAGCTATGGTAGTCACACTTTGTATCCTTCTGAATAATTATGACACTGGCATGAAATATGACTTTGCTCGATGACTGTTGTTTATTGGAAAATCTGACTAATTATATTAACTAGTTTTCTCACCTAAtcaaatttttatcttttattgcTTTCATCTTCAAAGCTCTGATTTGAGACTTTGTTTCAAGGATATAAGTTTAGTATATCTCTGACCAACAtgtattttagtaaaaaattattcCATTATCCTATATCTTCCTCTATTTCACTTCTTTTTCCTCTATTAGGATTTGTTTAATTGTTTCTCATCTTATTCTATTAGTGTTTGAAGATGTCGGTAATATTAATTGTATATTCTTCCTCTGTTAAGGTATTTTTCTCAGATAGGAAAACCTTATTCTGTTTAAAGTGACATTTGCCACTTATTATGATTTCAATTCACCAGTTTAGaataatcaatttaaaacacaatttcattACTTGTGGAAATTTTTGTGTCTAAAGAAGAGATGTTAATCAATAATTTCtttacttttattttcattatgatATGTATTAATTATTCTTCCATGTTTAGCACCATTGGCAACTCACACACTGGGCACTCCCCGGGTTTCCTCACCATCTCTCTCACGCCAATCTAGGTAGGTCCTCAAATTCTCTCTCTGTCTATTATTTAAGAAATTTGTTTGATGCAGCATGTTTTGATTGAATGTTATCATGAAatgtttttttcaaattataagaCAATATTTGTGTTTTTCCCCTGTTGTGACCTTTGTTTCGACAATGTGAACATTTTTCAGCTTATTAGGAACTGCCTCATCCATTTCATTACGGATGCAATTTGTAGTTAGTCTTTCGGATTCTTTTCTTTGTATGTGTGGGTCGGAATGCAGCTCATTTATAATGCaaatattatgtaattttttttttgtattaatttttgTGACTTGTAGTTTATCCATTCCAATGGCTGTTCATCAAAGACTCCCTTCAGACATGTCTCTTTTACGTCTCCAAGACAAACATGTGACTAAGACAGTTTGGGAAGGGAACGAAAGATTACTTCGTCCACGACGCCATGCAATATGGATTATGAACCATGCAGATTTGGTCCATCCTCGTGTTAAAGCCATGATGGATGGCGTTGGATTCGGACACCTGCTCACCTTTTCCAATATAGACATCAACCATCACCTGGTGATGGCTTTAGTGGAGAGGTGGAGAACTGAGACACACACATTTCATCTTCCACACGGAGAAACCACTGTGACGTTAGAAGATGTCTCCGTGCTATTGGGTCTTCCGATTGATGGAGAACCTGTTACCGGCTTCACCAATGGGGATTGGGTGTCTATGTGCAGACACTTGTTGGGGATCATACCCCCTGGAAATGTTGTCATAGGAAATACAATAAGATTGTCATGGCTAAACAACAACTTCCATCAACTTCCTGATGATGCATCTGAAAATGTCGTTGCTCACTATGCACGGGCACATATTCTTACCCTCATTGGGAGTTTACTTATGCCAGATACATCGGGGTCTCGGGTGCATTTGATGTATTTGTTATTATTGGATGATTTGAATAACGTCTCCAGTTATAGTTGGGGTTCAGCTGTTCTTGCCTGTTTATATCGTGCATTAGATCACGGTATTAACTTCAACCAGGACAATATTGGTGGTTGTATGCTGCTCCTTCAGTGTTGGGCATGGGAACGCATTAAGTGCATCTCTCCTTCTTTGCCACCCCTAAGTGCAGAAGACATTGCTTCTGGACTTGGTTATCCACTTGCAAAAAGGTATAAACATTATAACCCATTTACTTTCCACAAAACTTGTTAATACGCCTACATTAGTAACTTGTTTGTTAAACCCTCAAACTTCAAATTGCTTATTACAGGTGGTCACGTGCACTCTCTCAGAGGCAACACCAACCTACAAGTTCAGTGTCATTAATAAGGTCAATGTTGGACCAGTTACAGTCGAAACAGGTTAtcttttatattcaattttcaaTCCTCATGTTATCCATTGTTGCCATTGACTTATTCTAATGAAATGGTACTGCAGTTCATCTGGTGTCCATACACCGAGGATGATATTGCTGCATTGATCATTGGTGAGGTGTCTTGTGTTTGTCGAGCTGTTGTTCCGTTGATTTGTTTTGCAACAGTTGAATTTCACCAGGCTGATCGGGTCATGCGACAATTTGGCTTTCGACAAACCATTCCCACGGATCCGCTAAACCTGGATCAACTTCATAAAGAGGATATGAGGGGCCGCACAGAGAGGTATTGGCCACAATACCATGAAAGATGGATAGTGTTATGGAAAGATCGACATAATCGACTCATTCAAGGTGTTCAATTTAATGGTAATGGCCATTTGCGTGACACCACCACGTATATGCAATGGTATATTAACCATACCATTCGCCACATATCACTGCCACAACAAACTTCGGATGAAGATGTAAGCTTAAATACTAACCAACCCATTTGGTCATGTACTTTTACTTGTCTGACAATTTCCATTGTTTATTCACAGTATGACATGCCATAGAAGAGTTACCAACCCCACCTCTAATCTCTGTATCAACATGTTGGCTCTTCTTTTCATGCTCAACAATTTCATCACCATTATTTGGTCAATCAAGTCACTCCAGTCTTTCACAACCACCAACCACCACCTTCATGGACTATCATCACCCTATGTCTTTCCACCAATCAGATGCTTTTTCTGCTCAACGAAATATGTTCGAAACTTTCACATTCACCCCTCTATCTACACTTCATCTGTCTTCATCCAAGCATTAATATCATTTGAGAATGCCCTCAAAAGGTATGGATGGGAAAGGATAAAACGATGGATGACAACGATGATGCACCTCCACCACCTCCCCAATCTACAACTCATAACGAGCAAAGACTGAGACTGCAGAGAGGAAGACCTCCTTGTGGCATGTCATTCCATAAATAAATCATGCCCTTCTTGTAATAATATGGAACTTCaaatttcatttgaattttaattCATAACTTTCATTCAACTTTTTTAGTGAGTACTTTTCCCCCATTATGTATTCCACAAATAGGGTTCAAAGTTATGTTTCCCTAACACATAAATtgtacataaatataaatacaatagtTAATTACGAGCTAATTTTGGTATTATTACAGTAAATCGTGATGTCATACCAACTTAAAATTACAACTTCATGGTAGACTTTCATAAAATTACTACTTAAATGAAAGCATAAAACTACCCTAACATGACAAATATTATGCTATTGTTATAATGTTGTCATCCTTCAAAAATTcccatatataaaatataaccaAAATTTATACTTGTAATCCTTCTTCGCAATTTGTATTGCGCTCACTCGTTAACATTCTTTTTAAATAGGCCTTGGACAAATGTCAACTTGGAGACGAAGTTAGAAGGAAAGAAGGAAAGCTCGACCCCAAAGATTTGTCTTTCCAACCTTGTTGAACATAACTTTGTACTAAATCTAATCTTGAACTTATTGGTAATGTTCAAGTTGATGTTGCAGTTAGTGAGAACGGTGAGAATTGGAGTATGGGTGAGAGACAGTTGGTCTGCCTTGGGAGGGTTGTGCTTAAGAAAAGCAAGGTTTTGGTTCTTGATGAGACCACTGCTTCAGTTGATACAGCTACGGATAATTTGATTCAGCAAACTCTTAGGCAACATTTCACTGACTCCACAGTTATTACCATTGCACACCGAATAACTTCAGTTCTTGACAGTGATATGGTTCTGCTTCTTAGTCAAGGTTAGGAAAGGCTCTCAATCTTCACATAGCATTGATATTCTTTGCATTTTGATGTTTCATTTTCTGATTTAGCTAGACATTGGTGCAGAACTTATTGAGGAGTATGACACCCCAACAAGGTTGCTAGAGAACAAGTCATCATCTTTTGCTCAACTTGTTGCTGAGTACACCCTGAGGTCCAACTCCAGTTTGGACAAATCCGATGATCACTGATTGAAACTGAAACAAAGAAAAAGTTTATAGATAATGATGAAAATCTGGAGGATTACATGAATTGTAATTTCTTTATGGAAAGTGTACCTTACTGATAATTCCACCGACAAATAGCATGATGCATATCAAGTTACAAACGGATTCTAAATGCATCATATAAATTGATATTGGTAATGGTATAGTAAACTTTTATGTTACATCATTTTGCTGAAATCAGAACTGGAATCTGTATACACCACCATAAGATGTTTTGATGATTGGATCAAGAATCATTTTAATACATAAATAGCAAAGTTTTTTAGACAAGCAGTTTCAATCCAAATGTACCGTGCAAGTTTCATTTTCTTTGGTTTTCTTCATATCTACTAAATCTACCCTTAAACTTGTGCCGCACCCATTATGTtattttgttccttatttttggCATTTTGTAATAGGAAAGTGTGATAGCGTCAACATTCTGCCATTTGTTTAATTTCGGACTTCACTTGGCCGGCTACCAAAGCAGAAATGGGCATTTaggaataaaatattttcttgtcAATAAGAAGAAATTGAACTGCATTTTTTAGGCCTTTTCAGACATCATCATGATCATTTAATGGGCAAGTGCCAAAGTATTTCAGTTCTAATTGTATCTGCATGCATATATCATTAAGAATTAAGTAAAAGTAATATCAGCTGTTAAGTGGTATTAAAAACAACTCATCTCCTCTGGGCGCTCCCCGTAGGATAAAGATACAAAACATAAGTTTTAAAAtggaaaatcaaaagaaaaactcCCACTTTTTAGAGCATATTGTACTTAATTGTCTatttaaccaaaaaaaaattgttgtatttgtcagtttctatatattttaaaaaaatagaaaataacagAGGAAGCGTCTGTTTAACTTAATAATTGAAGAAATAAAAACTCTAAAAGGACGACCCTGACCCGCAATGACTTCCAAGTCAATGATCCACCCACAATGACTTCTGATCCGTTCAACAGAAGGGTTTGAAATTTCTTCCTTTGACAAACTAGGAGTCTAGGACCACAATCAAAGCTTAATTTCACTCACCAAAACCTTGTCTCAACTCTTCATTTGACTACAAATATTCATCCAAGTATATCTCCTTTATACTAAGCCTATGTGACCACTGTAGACTGAACACAAGTTAGAATGAAATCATCCATGGGAATGGGGTGGTTGTTTCCTCTGTGTTGCCATTTTCTGCTCTTTCATTTTTCATTCTCCCATTCCTTCTGTCACCCCCATGACAACCTTGCTCTGCTTCACTTCAAGGCCTCCTTAACTATTAATAATACTAtctatacttatttttattgCGATCAGGTTTATCCAACCATAGCAACATGGGAAAATGGAACAGATTGCTGCTCTTGGTCTGGAGTCACATGCCACCCCATTTCTGGTCATGTGACTGCCATCGACCTTACATGTGGTGGGCTTCAGGGTAAAATCAATGCAAACAGTACCCTTTTCAGTCTTTCTCATATGCAATCACTCAATCTTGCTTTCAATGACTTCTCTAACTCTCAGATTCCATCTCCAATAGGTGAGTTTGTGAACCTCACACACCTCAACTTgtctttttcaaactttcaaGGTGAAATTCCTCCCCAAATCTCACATCTTTTCAAATTGCAATCACTGGATCTCTCTCCCTCTCCCTTCATGTATGATAAGTTTCAGTTAAAGTGGAAGGAAGGCACATGGAAGAGGATGCTCCAAAATGCAACCGAATTAAGGGTGCTAGGTTTGACTGATACAGATTTGTCATCAACTTCAATGACGTCACTCAATTTGTCTTCCTCTCTGATCACTCTAAGTCTTGGAGGAACTGGATTGAAGGGAAAGTTGACAGATGCCATTCTTTGTTTGCCAAATCTACAACTCCTAGATCTATCATATAATTCTGACCTTCATGGCCAACTTCCAAGCCTGAGTTGTAGTTCAGCTTCTCTCAACGTCTTACAAATCACAGGTTGTGAATTGCAAGGGCCAATCCCTCATTCTTTCTCTAACCTTACAAGTCTTACATTATTGGACCTCTCAGACAATTATCTCAATGGTTCAATTCCATCCTCACTCTTAACCCTTCCACGTCTAAATGTTCTGCTTCTCTATAAAAATCATCTCAGTGGTCAAATACCAAATGTATTTCATCAATCAAACAGACTTGAAGAATTGAATTTAAGAGAGAACAATATCCAAGGTGAGCTGCCATCAACATTATCAAAGCTTCAGCACCTCATTCACGTGGATATATCATGTAACAAATTAGAGGGACCTCTGCCCAACAAAATAGCAGGGTTTTCAAATCTAGCTTATTATTCCTTAACTGACAACTTGCTAAATGGTACAATTCCTTCTTGGTGTTTCTCTTTGCCATCGTTGTTGTATTTATATCTATCAAATAATCAGTTCACGGGCCATATACCTGCAATCTCTTCATATTCCTTGCAGGTTCTATGTTTGAGTGACAACAGGCTACAAGGCAATATTTCAGAATCAATTTTCAACCTTGTCAACCTTACTTATTTATCTCTGTCATCCAACAACTTCAGTGGTTCTGTCAATTTTTCACTTTTCTCCAAgttccaaaatcttgaaagtCTCCACCTTTCAAATTCAAGTCAATTATCACTAAACTTTGAATCAAGTATCAATTATAGTTTCTCCCGCTTAGTGGAGTTGGACTTGTCTTCTTTGGGTTTAACCGAATTTCCAAAATTATCAAGAAAAGTCCCAGTTTTGCAAACTCTCATTTTGTCCAATAACAAATTGAATGGAAAAGTGCCCAATTGGTTGCATGAAATAGATTCTTTATTTGTTGTAAACCTAGCCCAAAACTTTTTGAGAACACCAGTGGACCAATTCTCTAGGAACTACCAACTCAGAGATCTTGATCTAAGTTACAACTTACTCACTGGTGGTATCTCTTCATCAATTTGCAATGCAACTTCACTTCATACTCTCCTGTTGTCCAACAACAAGTTGACAGGCACCATTCCACAATGCCTTGGGAGTTCATCGATCCTTTCCATTTTGAATCTAGAAATGAACAGGCTTAATGGAACTTTGCCAAATACCTTTTCAAACACCAGACTCAAGACTCTGAATCTCAATGACAACCGATTAGAAGGTACTTTGCCAGAATCTTTGTCCAACTGCACGCAACTGGGGGTTTTAAATCTTGCCAACAATCAAATAGAAGATACATTTCCCCACTGGCTTGGAACTCTACCGTATTTGAAAGTGTTGGTTTTGCGGGCTAATAAGTTGCATGGTCCCATTGCCATGTTCAAGACCAAGCATGGATTTCCCag comes from the Phaseolus vulgaris cultivar G19833 chromosome 8, P. vulgaris v2.0, whole genome shotgun sequence genome and includes:
- the LOC137827139 gene encoding serine/threonine-protein phosphatase 7 long form homolog — encoded protein: MTSQPKTEPGSSPRSISGTNKKSYSEMSISELVSVLRVAFQMKDFDEVEEELVNREAKLRAEIGPLKEKIELERLNSIEAEERLKMREEQCEKGKRAQENYEQLLKEVKTSGLVEKITIEELRTKNVALEREICELKEFKKSILDEGKFVAELRAKIRLLEEKVGDKSALDSLNMKNIELEEAVMKNLTVIEGLRTENGKLTDEKNELNLEDVFAVQDEEDVCDHEHENYTGEPVSFQRNEDTHYSVDACSAQSPNKGNKDEAVGALGVKFKLEKEIVDLCDDDDDEDDDARGPSQGLHGEKANSQIIAENEHLKRVEMIKRKRASDIQPSNSTCTSSAYFFEIDNLPVKRTPLATHTLGTPRVSSPSLSRQSSLSIPMAVHQRLPSDMSLLRLQDKHVTKTVWEGNERLLRPRRHAIWIMNHADLVHPRVKAMMDGVGFGHLLTFSNIDINHHLVMALVERWRTETHTFHLPHGETTVTLEDVSVLLGLPIDGEPVTGFTNGDWVSMCRHLLGIIPPGNVVIGNTIRLSWLNNNFHQLPDDASENVVAHYARAHILTLIGSLLMPDTSGSRVHLMYLLLLDDLNNVSSYSWGSAVLACLYRALDHGINFNQDNIGGCMLLLQCWAWERIKCISPSLPPLSAEDIASGLGYPLAKRWSRALSQRQHQPTSSVSLIRSMLDQLQSKQFIWCPYTEDDIAALIIGEVSCVCRAVVPLICFATVEFHQADRVMRQFGFRQTIPTDPLNLDQLHKEDMRGRTERYWPQYHERWIVLWKDRHNRLIQGVQFNGNGHLRDTTTYMQWYINHTIRHISLPQQTSDEDYDMP
- the LOC137825452 gene encoding ABC transporter C family member 3-like; its protein translation is MDDNDDAPPPPPQSTTHNEQRLRLQRGRPPCVSENGENWSMGERQLVCLGRVVLKKSKVLVLDETTASVDTATDNLIQQTLRQHFTDSTVITIAHRITSVLDSDMVLLLSQELIEEYDTPTRLLENKSSSFAQLVAEYTLRSNSSLDKSDDH
- the LOC137827143 gene encoding receptor-like protein 9DC3, giving the protein MKSSMGMGWLFPLCCHFLLFHFSFSHSFCHPHDNLALLHFKASLTINNTIYTYFYCDQVYPTIATWENGTDCCSWSGVTCHPISGHVTAIDLTCGGLQGKINANSTLFSLSHMQSLNLAFNDFSNSQIPSPIGEFVNLTHLNLSFSNFQGEIPPQISHLFKLQSLDLSPSPFMYDKFQLKWKEGTWKRMLQNATELRVLGLTDTDLSSTSMTSLNLSSSLITLSLGGTGLKGKLTDAILCLPNLQLLDLSYNSDLHGQLPSLSCSSASLNVLQITGCELQGPIPHSFSNLTSLTLLDLSDNYLNGSIPSSLLTLPRLNVLLLYKNHLSGQIPNVFHQSNRLEELNLRENNIQGELPSTLSKLQHLIHVDISCNKLEGPLPNKIAGFSNLAYYSLTDNLLNGTIPSWCFSLPSLLYLYLSNNQFTGHIPAISSYSLQVLCLSDNRLQGNISESIFNLVNLTYLSLSSNNFSGSVNFSLFSKFQNLESLHLSNSSQLSLNFESSINYSFSRLVELDLSSLGLTEFPKLSRKVPVLQTLILSNNKLNGKVPNWLHEIDSLFVVNLAQNFLRTPVDQFSRNYQLRDLDLSYNLLTGGISSSICNATSLHTLLLSNNKLTGTIPQCLGSSSILSILNLEMNRLNGTLPNTFSNTRLKTLNLNDNRLEGTLPESLSNCTQLGVLNLANNQIEDTFPHWLGTLPYLKVLVLRANKLHGPIAMFKTKHGFPSLNIFDISSNNFSSPIPEDYIQSFESMKNIVQDEVVGNPQQYMQWPSIISLYYYSPTTVTTKGTSVLFEKIPTNFVSIDLSGNKFEGEIPNVIGELQALIGLNLSHNRLSGPIPQSMGNLIKLESLDLSSNMLTGRIPTELVNMNFLEVLNLSYNSLVGEIPQRKQFDSFLNDSYEGNLGLCGVPLSVKCREEHDQHSSETLWREEKFGFGWEAVAIGYGCGMVFGVVMGSFVFLIGKPKLLVRMFGG